Proteins from one Acidiphilium multivorum AIU301 genomic window:
- the yghU gene encoding glutathione-dependent disulfide-bond oxidoreductase, whose protein sequence is MTSETAYTPPKIWTWEQPSGGRFASINRPIAGPTHEKELPVGRHPLQLYSLATPNGVKVTVMLEELLARGHAGAEYDAWLIRIGEGDQFGSGFVAANPNSKIPALVDHGGGKPRRVFESGAILLYLAEKFGEFLPKDLDARTECLSWLFWQMGSAPYLGGGFGHFYAYAPEKFEYPINRFAMETKRQLDVLDRRLAEAEYLAGTEYTIADMAVWPWYGGLVLGWLYNAAEFLQVHEYRNVVRWAEQILARPAVRRGRMVNRTFGDPAEQLHERHDASDFETRTQDKLVPQG, encoded by the coding sequence ATGACGAGCGAGACCGCCTACACACCCCCGAAAATCTGGACGTGGGAGCAGCCCAGCGGCGGACGTTTCGCCAGCATCAACCGCCCGATCGCCGGCCCCACCCATGAGAAGGAACTGCCGGTCGGCCGGCATCCGCTCCAGCTCTATTCGCTCGCGACGCCGAACGGGGTGAAGGTCACCGTCATGCTCGAGGAGCTGCTCGCCCGCGGCCATGCCGGCGCCGAATACGACGCCTGGCTGATCCGCATCGGCGAGGGCGACCAGTTCGGCAGCGGCTTCGTCGCCGCCAACCCGAACTCCAAGATTCCCGCCCTGGTCGACCATGGCGGCGGCAAGCCCCGCCGGGTGTTCGAGTCCGGCGCCATCCTGCTCTATCTCGCGGAGAAGTTCGGCGAATTCCTGCCGAAGGACCTCGACGCGCGAACCGAATGCCTCTCCTGGCTGTTCTGGCAGATGGGCAGCGCCCCCTATCTCGGCGGCGGCTTCGGCCATTTCTACGCCTATGCGCCGGAGAAGTTCGAATATCCGATCAACCGTTTCGCGATGGAAACCAAGCGCCAGCTCGACGTGCTCGACCGCCGGCTCGCCGAGGCGGAGTACCTCGCGGGCACGGAATACACGATCGCCGACATGGCCGTCTGGCCCTGGTATGGCGGGCTCGTGCTGGGCTGGCTCTACAACGCGGCCGAATTCCTGCAGGTGCATGAATACCGCAACGTCGTGCGCTGGGCCGAACAGATCCTGGCGCGTCCCGCCGTCCGCCGCGGCCGCATGGTCAACCGCACCTTCGGCGACCCCGCCGAGCAGTTGCACGAGCGGCACGACGCCTCGGATTTCGAAACCCGCACGCAGGACAAGCTCGTCCCGCAAGGCTGA
- a CDS encoding IS4 family transposase, whose amino-acid sequence MILRLMEKMVALRAGDLGYFGDARRAAMGSTLVERVVETGSLVIRKLGGTRAREIAIHRFLSAPSVTCAEMVETLADRTAAACRGRRIVAAQDTTEINFSGREARRRGLGPAGDGVSAGFFLHPVIAIDSETEAVLGLVDAKIWTRSDEFDATPARERALEDKESMRWLDGAARAAGRLSGAASVVVVADRESDIYAGFARRPASVDLIVRAAQDRVLDDGRRLFTAPAAWPELTRTSVRVAPSRTGVAARIATVALRAGTVTIRRPRHASDTEGPEHLSLTMVEAREVDGNGESVPLLWRLLTTIETIDADGAAEIVRLYRLRWRIEEVFRSLKSDGLRLEETQMQDAGRLFKLALIGLAAATRTVQLVDARDGSNRPATDVIDPGLLPAADAIAPTLEGKTPRQKNPHPPRSLAWLAWIIARLGGWNCYYKPPGPKTMRAGWARFASMATGFFIAAQSNP is encoded by the coding sequence ATGATTTTGAGGCTGATGGAGAAGATGGTGGCGTTACGTGCTGGAGATTTGGGTTACTTCGGAGATGCGCGACGTGCGGCGATGGGCAGCACGCTGGTTGAACGGGTGGTGGAGACCGGGTCTCTGGTCATCCGCAAGCTTGGTGGCACACGAGCGCGGGAGATTGCGATCCATCGCTTCCTGTCAGCCCCGTCGGTCACGTGTGCGGAGATGGTGGAGACGCTGGCGGATCGCACGGCCGCTGCCTGCCGGGGGCGTCGGATTGTGGCCGCGCAGGACACGACGGAGATCAATTTTTCCGGCCGTGAGGCGCGTCGCCGTGGGCTTGGACCGGCCGGTGATGGGGTATCGGCGGGATTTTTCCTGCATCCGGTGATCGCCATCGACAGTGAGACGGAGGCGGTGCTCGGCCTGGTGGACGCGAAGATCTGGACCCGTTCGGATGAGTTCGATGCGACCCCTGCACGCGAGCGGGCGCTGGAAGACAAGGAGAGCATGCGGTGGCTGGACGGTGCTGCGCGCGCCGCCGGGCGTCTGAGCGGTGCCGCCTCGGTCGTGGTCGTGGCCGACCGCGAGAGTGACATCTATGCGGGCTTTGCCAGGCGTCCGGCATCGGTCGACCTGATCGTCCGTGCCGCCCAGGATCGTGTTCTGGATGACGGTCGCCGCCTGTTCACCGCCCCGGCAGCCTGGCCCGAACTGACCCGGACCTCGGTTCGTGTCGCCCCCTCGCGCACCGGCGTCGCCGCACGGATCGCAACCGTGGCGCTGCGGGCTGGAACAGTGACGATCCGCAGGCCGCGCCATGCCAGCGACACGGAAGGGCCAGAGCATCTGTCCCTGACCATGGTCGAGGCGCGCGAGGTTGACGGGAATGGCGAAAGCGTCCCGCTCTTGTGGCGCCTGCTGACCACGATCGAGACCATCGACGCAGACGGTGCCGCCGAAATCGTACGCCTCTACCGGCTGAGATGGAGAATCGAGGAAGTGTTCCGGTCTTTGAAAAGTGACGGTCTCAGGCTTGAAGAAACCCAGATGCAAGATGCCGGACGGCTGTTCAAGCTGGCCCTGATCGGCCTCGCCGCTGCGACCCGCACCGTACAACTCGTCGATGCCCGCGACGGCAGCAACCGGCCGGCAACCGATGTCATCGATCCCGGATTACTCCCGGCCGCCGATGCCATTGCCCCCACTCTCGAAGGCAAGACGCCGCGACAGAAAAACCCCCATCCACCCCGATCCCTCGCATGGCTCGCCTGGATCATCGCCCGCCTCGGCGGCTGGAATTGCTACTACAAGCCGCCAGGACCAAAGACCATGCGCGCAGGGTGGGCACGCTTCGCTTCTATGGCCACAGGCTTCTTCATCGCAGCTCAGTCAAATCCGTGA
- the glpK gene encoding glycerol kinase GlpK: MSRYVGAIDQGTTSSRFIVFDKGGNIVSVAQKEHRQIYPKPGWVEHDPMEILSNTNEVIGAALARANLTASDLTAVGITNQRETTVVWDRKTGQPLCNALVWMDTRTDQLVQQFTRDGGQDRFRAKTGLPLATYFAGLKLRWILDNVEGAKAKAEAGDALFGTVDSWLTWNLTGGVNGGHHVTDVTNASRTMLIDLATCAWDDDMLNAFGIPRACLPKIVPSSAVYGEIRTAPLQGTKLAGMLGDQQAALVGQTCFAPGEAKNTYGTGSFLLMNTGTEPVQSKAGLLTTLAYQLGDEKPRYALEGAIAITGALVQWLRDNLKLFDVAPQIEPLARSVEDNGDVYIVPAFSGLYAPYWKDDARGVIAGLTRYATRAHLARAALESTAYQVRDVVEAMQEDSGIRLAALKTDGGMVANELLMQFQADILNAPVVRPKMTETTALGAAYAAGLAVGYWANLEDLRANWGVDKTWEPSMPAETREKYYRSWKKAVQRSFAWVD; this comes from the coding sequence ATGTCGCGCTATGTAGGGGCCATAGACCAGGGCACGACGAGCTCGCGCTTCATCGTGTTTGACAAGGGCGGGAACATCGTTTCCGTCGCCCAGAAGGAGCACCGGCAGATCTATCCGAAGCCGGGCTGGGTCGAGCACGACCCGATGGAGATTCTCTCCAACACCAACGAGGTCATCGGCGCCGCCCTCGCGCGGGCAAACCTCACCGCGTCCGACCTCACCGCCGTCGGCATCACCAACCAGCGCGAAACCACGGTGGTGTGGGACCGCAAGACCGGCCAGCCGCTCTGCAACGCGCTGGTCTGGATGGACACCCGCACCGACCAGCTCGTCCAGCAGTTCACCCGCGATGGCGGGCAGGACCGCTTCCGCGCCAAGACCGGCCTGCCGCTGGCCACCTATTTCGCCGGGCTGAAGCTGCGCTGGATTCTCGACAATGTCGAAGGTGCGAAGGCCAAGGCCGAGGCGGGCGACGCGCTGTTCGGCACCGTCGATTCCTGGCTGACCTGGAACCTGACGGGTGGCGTGAATGGCGGCCACCACGTGACCGACGTGACCAACGCGAGCCGCACCATGCTGATCGACCTCGCGACCTGCGCCTGGGATGACGACATGCTGAACGCGTTCGGCATTCCGCGCGCCTGCCTGCCGAAGATCGTGCCGTCCTCCGCCGTCTATGGCGAAATCCGCACCGCCCCGCTGCAAGGCACGAAACTCGCTGGCATGCTGGGCGACCAGCAGGCCGCCCTGGTCGGACAGACCTGCTTCGCCCCCGGCGAGGCGAAGAACACCTATGGCACCGGCTCGTTCCTGCTGATGAACACCGGCACCGAGCCCGTGCAGTCCAAGGCCGGGCTGCTTACCACGCTCGCCTACCAGCTCGGCGACGAGAAGCCGCGCTACGCGCTGGAGGGAGCGATCGCCATCACCGGCGCGCTGGTGCAGTGGCTGCGCGACAACCTGAAACTGTTCGACGTCGCCCCGCAGATCGAGCCGCTCGCCCGCAGCGTCGAGGACAATGGCGATGTGTATATCGTGCCCGCGTTCTCCGGGCTCTACGCGCCCTACTGGAAGGACGACGCCCGCGGCGTCATCGCCGGGCTGACGCGCTATGCGACCCGCGCCCACCTCGCCCGCGCCGCCCTCGAATCCACCGCCTACCAGGTGCGCGACGTCGTCGAGGCGATGCAGGAGGATTCCGGCATCCGGCTCGCGGCGCTGAAGACCGATGGCGGCATGGTCGCCAACGAATTGCTGATGCAGTTCCAGGCCGACATCCTGAACGCCCCGGTGGTCCGCCCGAAAATGACCGAGACCACCGCGCTGGGTGCCGCCTACGCCGCCGGCCTCGCCGTCGGCTACTGGGCGAATCTTGAGGATCTGCGCGCCAACTGGGGCGTGGACAAGACCTGGGAGCCGTCAATGCCCGCCGAGACGCGCGAAAAATACTATCGCTCATGGAAGAAGGCCGTGCAGCGTTCCTTCGCCTGGGTCGATTGA
- the glpD gene encoding glycerol-3-phosphate dehydrogenase produces MASATDTSVVHDIAIIGGGINGCGIARDAAGRGWSVFLCEAGDLGGATSAASTKLIHGGLRYLEYYEFRLVREALMEREVLWGIAPHIIWPLRFVLPHHKGLRPAWMLRLGLFLYDHLGGRKKLPPTRVVRLRRDPAGRPLDPRFVRAYEYSDCWVEDSRLVVLNARDAADRGAVIEPRTRCISGAREGGLWTLTVRDERSGETRTVRARALVNAAGPWVAEVLQKVLRANTPASVRAVQGSHIVVPRLYPEDHCYIFQNADGRIFFVIPYERDFTLIGTTDRDYQGDPAEVRASADEIAYLCESASAYFTKPVTPADVVWAYSGVRPLYDDGASKAQAATRDYVLEMDAPADGPALLSVFGGKITTYRRLAESVLGKLAPHLPPATARKQGWTGDEPLPGGDFPTDGFDAQVAALLRDYPFLAPATAARLVRAYGTRARVLLGDARRAEDLGAIFGADLTEAELRYLHAHEFALTAEDVVWHRSKFGLRLSDAEIAAVERFMQTLAAQDAHA; encoded by the coding sequence ATGGCGTCCGCAACGGACACTTCAGTGGTCCACGACATCGCGATCATCGGCGGTGGCATCAATGGCTGCGGCATCGCGCGCGATGCGGCGGGGCGCGGCTGGTCGGTCTTTCTCTGCGAGGCGGGCGATCTCGGCGGCGCCACCTCGGCGGCCTCGACCAAATTGATCCATGGCGGCCTGCGCTATCTCGAATATTACGAGTTCCGGCTGGTGCGCGAGGCGCTGATGGAGCGCGAGGTGCTGTGGGGCATCGCGCCGCACATCATCTGGCCGTTGCGCTTCGTGCTGCCGCACCACAAGGGGTTGCGCCCGGCCTGGATGCTGCGGCTCGGCCTCTTTCTCTACGATCATCTCGGCGGGCGGAAGAAACTGCCGCCGACGCGCGTGGTGCGGTTGCGGCGCGATCCCGCCGGCCGCCCGCTCGATCCGCGCTTTGTCCGCGCCTACGAATATTCGGATTGCTGGGTGGAGGATTCGCGCCTCGTCGTGCTGAACGCGCGCGATGCGGCGGATCGGGGCGCGGTGATCGAGCCGCGCACCCGCTGCATCAGCGGCGCGCGCGAGGGCGGGCTGTGGACCCTCACCGTGCGCGACGAGCGCAGCGGCGAAACCCGCACGGTGCGCGCCCGCGCCCTGGTGAACGCCGCCGGGCCCTGGGTCGCCGAGGTGCTGCAGAAGGTGCTGCGGGCGAACACGCCGGCCTCGGTGCGCGCCGTCCAGGGCAGCCACATCGTCGTTCCCCGGCTCTACCCCGAGGATCATTGCTACATCTTCCAGAACGCCGATGGCCGCATCTTCTTCGTCATCCCCTATGAGCGGGATTTCACCCTGATCGGCACCACCGATCGCGACTATCAGGGCGACCCCGCCGAGGTGCGTGCCTCGGCTGACGAGATCGCCTATCTCTGCGAATCCGCCAGCGCCTATTTCACGAAGCCGGTCACGCCGGCAGATGTCGTCTGGGCCTATTCCGGCGTCCGCCCGCTCTATGACGACGGCGCCTCGAAAGCCCAGGCCGCCACGCGCGACTACGTGCTGGAGATGGACGCCCCGGCCGATGGCCCCGCCCTGCTCTCAGTCTTTGGCGGCAAGATCACGACCTACCGCCGCCTGGCCGAATCGGTGCTCGGCAAGCTCGCGCCGCACCTGCCGCCCGCCACCGCGCGGAAGCAGGGCTGGACCGGCGACGAGCCCCTGCCCGGCGGCGACTTCCCGACCGACGGGTTCGACGCCCAGGTGGCGGCGCTGTTGCGCGACTATCCGTTCCTCGCGCCGGCCACCGCGGCGCGGCTGGTCAGGGCCTATGGCACCCGCGCGCGCGTCCTGCTCGGCGATGCGCGGCGGGCGGAGGATCTCGGCGCCATCTTCGGCGCCGACCTGACCGAGGCGGAACTGCGTTACCTGCACGCCCACGAATTCGCGCTGACCGCGGAGGACGTGGTCTGGCACCGCAGCAAGTTCGGCCTGCGGCTGAGCGATGCCGAGATCGCCGCTGTCGAGCGGTTCATGCAGACCCTCGCCGCACAGGACGCCCACGCATGA
- a CDS encoding FdhF/YdeP family oxidoreductase, producing MANPDDIFAPYDAPAGGWGALAATARALRQQSAVARGSRALLATNQPEGFDCPGCAWPDPRHTSSFEFCENGAKAVAWEVTDRRVTRDFFAQNTLADLAKQSDHWLESQGRLTEPMRYDPATDRYVPIAWDDAFAMIARHIAAMDHPDQAEFYVSGRTSNEAAFLFALLGRLIGTNNFPDCSNMCHEPTSRGLPQSIGIGKGTSTLEDFEHADMILSIGQNPGTNSPRAMGTLRDAARRGARIVVLNPLRERALERFADPKDAGDILTNRGQRIAHLYCQVKVGGDVAALKGVMKLLVEADRDARANGRTPVLDHDFIAAHTSGFDAFVADLDATAWDAILETSGLSRETLQQIADIYAASRNVILMYGMGITQHRHGSQNIQQCVNLLLLRGNIGRPGTGISPVRGHSNVQGDRTVGIDDQPSAAYLDRLGKVFNFEPPREHGHNVVTALEAMLRGDVRVFIGMGGNFAAAVPDTPLADAAMRRIGLTVSVATKLNRGHVVHGQDALILPCLARSELDPQNGVLQSVTIEDSMSMVHASGGLLEPASPQLRSEVAIVCGMAKAILADRPPRIDWDGYVADYARIRDDIEAVYPDLFHDFNERLRQPGGFRLYNPASERVWKTDTGRANFLVFRGVAEDPARERNPGTLRLATLRSHDQYNTTIYSLDDRYRGVKGDRMVAFMNEQDMAERGIAAGDRIRLRTVSEDGVDRSVGNLTALPYNIPKGSIGAYYPEANPLLPLYHHDELALTPAAKSIPVIAEAM from the coding sequence ATGGCCAATCCCGACGATATCTTCGCCCCCTACGATGCTCCCGCCGGAGGCTGGGGCGCGCTCGCCGCCACCGCCCGCGCGCTGCGCCAGCAAAGTGCCGTCGCCCGCGGCAGCCGCGCCCTGCTCGCCACCAACCAGCCCGAAGGCTTCGACTGCCCCGGCTGCGCCTGGCCCGACCCGCGCCACACCTCCTCCTTCGAATTCTGCGAGAACGGCGCAAAAGCCGTCGCATGGGAAGTGACCGACCGCCGCGTCACCCGCGATTTCTTCGCGCAAAACACCCTCGCCGATCTCGCGAAGCAGTCCGACCACTGGCTGGAAAGCCAGGGCCGCCTGACCGAGCCGATGCGATACGACCCCGCGACCGACCGGTACGTCCCCATCGCCTGGGACGACGCCTTCGCCATGATTGCCCGTCACATCGCCGCGATGGACCACCCCGACCAGGCGGAGTTCTACGTCTCCGGCCGCACCTCGAACGAGGCCGCGTTCCTCTTCGCCCTGCTCGGCCGCCTGATCGGCACCAACAACTTCCCCGATTGCTCGAACATGTGCCACGAGCCCACCAGCCGCGGCCTGCCGCAGTCGATCGGCATCGGCAAGGGCACCTCGACCCTCGAGGATTTCGAACATGCCGACATGATCCTCTCGATCGGCCAGAACCCCGGCACCAATTCCCCGCGGGCGATGGGCACGCTGCGCGACGCGGCAAGGCGCGGCGCGCGCATCGTTGTGCTCAACCCGCTGCGCGAGCGCGCGCTCGAACGCTTTGCCGACCCGAAGGACGCGGGCGACATTCTCACCAATCGCGGCCAGCGCATCGCCCATCTGTATTGCCAGGTGAAAGTCGGCGGTGACGTTGCGGCGTTGAAAGGCGTGATGAAGCTGCTGGTCGAGGCCGACCGCGACGCTCGGGCGAACGGCCGCACCCCGGTTCTCGATCACGACTTCATTGCGGCCCACACCAGCGGATTCGACGCTTTCGTTGCCGATCTCGACGCCACGGCCTGGGACGCCATTCTCGAGACGTCCGGCCTCTCGCGGGAGACCCTGCAGCAGATCGCCGACATCTACGCGGCGTCAAGGAACGTCATCCTGATGTACGGCATGGGAATCACCCAGCACCGTCACGGCTCGCAGAACATCCAGCAATGCGTGAACCTGCTGCTGCTGCGCGGCAATATCGGCCGGCCGGGGACGGGCATCTCGCCGGTGCGTGGCCATTCCAACGTGCAGGGCGACCGCACCGTCGGCATCGACGACCAGCCCTCGGCGGCGTATCTCGACCGTCTCGGCAAGGTCTTCAACTTCGAGCCGCCGCGCGAACATGGCCATAATGTCGTCACCGCGCTCGAGGCCATGCTGCGCGGCGACGTTCGCGTCTTCATCGGCATGGGCGGCAATTTCGCCGCCGCCGTGCCGGACACGCCGCTGGCCGATGCCGCGATGCGCCGCATCGGCCTGACCGTCAGCGTGGCGACCAAGCTCAATCGCGGCCATGTCGTGCACGGGCAAGACGCGCTGATCCTGCCCTGCCTCGCCCGCTCCGAGCTCGACCCGCAGAACGGCGTCCTGCAATCGGTGACGATCGAGGACTCGATGAGCATGGTCCATGCCTCCGGCGGCCTGCTGGAGCCGGCGAGCCCGCAGCTGCGCTCGGAGGTCGCGATCGTCTGCGGCATGGCGAAGGCGATCCTCGCCGACCGGCCCCCCCGGATCGACTGGGATGGCTATGTCGCGGACTATGCCCGCATCCGCGACGATATCGAGGCGGTCTATCCCGATCTGTTCCATGATTTCAACGAACGCCTCCGCCAGCCCGGCGGCTTCCGCCTCTACAACCCGGCCAGCGAGCGGGTGTGGAAGACGGATACGGGCCGGGCGAATTTTCTCGTCTTCCGCGGCGTGGCGGAAGATCCGGCGCGGGAGCGGAATCCCGGCACGCTGCGCCTTGCCACGCTTCGCAGCCATGACCAGTACAACACCACGATCTACAGCCTGGACGACCGCTATCGCGGCGTGAAGGGCGACCGGATGGTGGCCTTCATGAACGAGCAGGACATGGCCGAACGCGGCATCGCCGCGGGCGACAGGATCCGGCTGCGAACCGTCTCGGAGGATGGCGTGGACCGGTCGGTCGGGAATCTCACCGCCCTGCCCTACAATATTCCGAAAGGGTCGATCGGTGCCTACTATCCCGAAGCCAACCCGCTGCTGCCGCTTTACCACCACGACGAGCTTGCGCTGACGCCGGCGGCGAAATCCATTCCCGTCATCGCCGAGGCGATGTGA
- a CDS encoding MIP/aquaporin family protein: MSIFTGEFLGTATLILFGDGVVAGVLLNHSKAQNSGWIVITTGWAFAVLAGVFVAKACGSPAAYINPAFAIGIAVDHNNWTGIPQAIAGDFLGAFFGGILVFLQYLPHWKETPDQGLKLAVFCTAPAIRNTVANLISEIIGTFALTFIIGAIFSKAASPHGIADGIGPYLVAALVWGIGLSLGGTTGYAINPARDLGPRIAHAVLPIPGKGGSDWGYAAIPVVGLRHSRILLAQVACA, from the coding sequence ATGTCCATTTTCACGGGTGAATTCCTTGGCACCGCGACACTGATCTTGTTCGGTGACGGTGTCGTGGCCGGTGTGCTGCTTAACCATTCCAAGGCCCAGAATTCGGGCTGGATCGTCATAACGACGGGGTGGGCCTTCGCGGTGCTGGCGGGTGTGTTCGTCGCCAAGGCCTGCGGTAGTCCGGCTGCGTATATCAATCCGGCCTTCGCGATCGGCATCGCGGTGGATCACAATAACTGGACCGGAATTCCGCAGGCCATTGCGGGGGATTTTCTGGGAGCATTCTTCGGCGGCATTCTCGTCTTCCTGCAATACCTGCCGCACTGGAAGGAAACGCCGGATCAGGGTCTGAAGCTCGCGGTGTTCTGCACTGCACCGGCCATCCGGAACACGGTCGCGAACCTGATCAGCGAAATTATCGGCACCTTCGCACTGACGTTCATCATCGGTGCGATCTTCTCGAAGGCGGCCTCGCCCCACGGGATTGCGGATGGCATCGGCCCCTATCTGGTCGCGGCGCTTGTCTGGGGGATCGGTTTGTCCCTCGGTGGCACGACCGGTTATGCGATCAACCCGGCGCGTGATCTCGGGCCGCGCATCGCCCATGCGGTATTGCCGATCCCGGGCAAGGGCGGGTCGGATTGGGGCTATGCTGCAATCCCTGTCGTCGGGCTACGGCATTCACGGATTTTACTTGCGCAGGTAGCTTGCGCCTGA
- a CDS encoding DeoR/GlpR family DNA-binding transcription regulator — protein MDGASPRAGSRRQAEIMSLLQEAGRVSVEDLAARFGVTPQTIRRDLNELCEVHRLTRVHGGAMIASSVANLAYDARKLVAQPVKQLIGEAAARLIPDNSSLLINLGTTTEEVARALAQHSGLLVITNNLHVAAELYRLPGVELIMAGGTVRRADGGIVGATTVEQIRQFRADFAVIGTSAIDRDGTLLDFDSREVQVSRAIIECARRVMLVADSSKFTRSAPVRIAHLKDVDVLVTDRLRTPESRELCERLGIEVVETAGEEDADTAD, from the coding sequence ATGGACGGCGCCTCGCCCCGCGCGGGAAGCCGCCGACAGGCCGAGATCATGAGCCTGTTGCAGGAAGCCGGGCGGGTCTCGGTCGAGGATCTGGCGGCGCGCTTCGGCGTGACGCCGCAGACGATCCGGCGCGATCTCAACGAATTGTGCGAGGTCCACCGCCTGACCCGGGTGCATGGTGGCGCGATGATCGCCTCCAGCGTCGCCAATCTCGCCTATGACGCGCGCAAGCTCGTGGCGCAGCCGGTCAAGCAGCTGATCGGCGAGGCGGCGGCGCGGCTGATCCCGGACAATTCCTCCCTGCTGATCAATCTCGGCACCACCACCGAGGAGGTCGCCCGCGCGCTCGCGCAACACAGCGGCCTGCTCGTCATCACCAACAACCTGCATGTGGCGGCGGAGCTGTATCGCCTGCCCGGCGTCGAGCTCATCATGGCGGGCGGCACGGTGCGCCGGGCCGATGGCGGCATCGTCGGCGCGACGACGGTGGAGCAGATCCGCCAGTTCCGCGCCGATTTCGCGGTGATCGGCACCTCGGCGATCGACCGCGACGGCACGCTCCTCGATTTCGACAGCCGCGAGGTGCAGGTCTCCCGCGCAATCATCGAATGCGCCAGGCGGGTCATGCTGGTGGCCGACAGCAGCAAGTTCACCCGCTCCGCGCCGGTGCGGATCGCGCATCTGAAGGATGTCGACGTGCTGGTGACCGACCGGCTGCGCACGCCCGAAAGCCGCGAACTCTGCGAACGTCTCGGCATCGAGGTGGTGGAAACGGCGGGGGAGGAAGACGCCGACACGGCCGACTGA
- a CDS encoding methyl-accepting chemotaxis protein, with product MNTCRETFAQRLEFIGLDEQVRGRLRDMQPVLAQAVPAALADFYERIRRSPEARAFFATDASIGTARSRQAGHWTRIAEARFDTDYVDAVTRVGEVHARIGLEPRWYIAGYALILEQIIAGVLDSRKPKRRPLFRRDAETSPAADLGALVKATFLDMDLAIAVYLEELDRRRREAEDKAAATNRVVMDTLGRALTALAEGNLSYRITEGLPEDYHRLADDFNGALSRLSDSLSGVRKSTGEINNGVDEIARAAEDLARRTEQQAASLEQTSAALNEITSGVQSTAENAARANTAAQTANAAADRSHNIVANAVAAMRQIETSSREIDQIIGLIDEVAFQTNLLALNAGVEAARAGDAGRGFAVVASEVRALAHRSAEAAKSIKELIARSSKQVGDGVRLVGETGAALETIAQNVVALEQLITEISGSANRQARSLAEVNAAAGQMNQAVQQNAAMVEQTAAATVSLKEETAKLAAQAAGFRTAQDAPPTAIRRSAARPHPVPVPA from the coding sequence ATGAACACTTGCCGGGAAACGTTCGCGCAGCGACTGGAATTCATCGGGCTCGACGAACAGGTCAGGGGCCGTCTGCGGGACATGCAGCCGGTGCTTGCGCAGGCGGTGCCGGCCGCACTCGCGGATTTCTACGAGCGCATCCGCCGCAGCCCGGAAGCCCGTGCCTTCTTCGCCACCGACGCCTCGATCGGCACGGCCCGATCCCGCCAGGCCGGCCACTGGACCCGCATCGCCGAGGCGCGGTTCGACACCGACTATGTCGACGCCGTCACCCGCGTCGGCGAGGTGCACGCCAGGATCGGGCTCGAGCCGCGCTGGTATATCGCCGGTTACGCGCTCATCCTCGAACAGATCATCGCCGGCGTGCTCGATTCGCGGAAACCGAAACGGCGCCCCCTGTTCCGCCGCGACGCCGAAACCAGCCCGGCCGCCGATCTCGGCGCGCTGGTCAAGGCCACCTTCCTCGACATGGATCTCGCGATCGCCGTCTATCTCGAGGAACTCGACCGCCGGCGCCGCGAGGCCGAGGACAAGGCGGCCGCGACCAACCGCGTGGTAATGGATACGCTCGGCCGCGCCCTTACCGCGCTTGCCGAGGGCAACCTGTCCTACCGCATCACCGAAGGGCTGCCGGAGGACTATCATCGCCTGGCCGACGATTTCAACGGCGCCCTCAGCCGCCTGTCGGACAGTCTCTCGGGCGTCCGCAAGAGCACCGGCGAGATCAACAACGGCGTCGACGAGATCGCCCGCGCCGCCGAGGATCTCGCCCGCCGCACCGAGCAGCAGGCCGCCAGCCTCGAACAGACCAGTGCCGCGCTCAACGAGATCACCTCCGGCGTGCAGAGCACGGCGGAGAACGCCGCGCGCGCGAACACCGCGGCCCAGACGGCCAACGCCGCCGCCGACAGGTCACACAATATCGTCGCCAACGCCGTCGCCGCGATGCGGCAGATCGAAACCTCCTCGCGCGAGATCGACCAGATCATCGGCCTGATCGACGAGGTGGCGTTCCAGACCAACCTGCTCGCGCTCAATGCCGGGGTCGAGGCCGCGCGCGCCGGCGATGCCGGGCGGGGCTTCGCCGTCGTCGCCTCCGAGGTGCGCGCCCTCGCCCACCGCTCGGCCGAGGCCGCGAAATCGATCAAGGAACTCATCGCCCGGTCCTCGAAACAGGTGGGCGACGGGGTTCGCCTGGTCGGCGAGACCGGCGCCGCGCTGGAGACCATTGCGCAGAACGTGGTCGCGCTCGAACAGCTCATCACCGAGATTTCCGGCTCCGCCAACCGCCAGGCGCGCAGCCTTGCCGAGGTGAATGCCGCCGCCGGGCAGATGAACCAGGCCGTGCAGCAGAACGCCGCCATGGTCGAGCAGACCGCGGCCGCCACCGTGTCGCTGAAGGAGGAAACCGCGAAGCTCGCCGCGCAGGCGGCGGGCTTCCGCACGGCGCAGGACGCGCCGCCCACTGCGATCCGGCGCAGTGCCGCGCGGCCGCACCCGGTGCCCGTGCCCGCCTGA